In Planococcus sp. MB-3u-03, the DNA window AATAAATGCCCCCGAAAATGATGAACACGATCGCCACGGCAATAACGCTCGCGATGATCAGGCGAAGAACCGGTACTTTTTCTTCCGTCGCTGTCTCCTCGATCACTTCTTCCTGTGCTGACTGCTGTTTTTTCTTGCCCAACTGGAAATAGACGAGCATGACAGCGATAAACACCAACATCGTTAAAATCCCTGGAATGAATGCGCCGACGAATAAACTTCCGACCGGCGTTTCGGTCGCGACCCCGTAAAGGATCAAGATGATGCTCGGCGGGATGATCCCTGAAAGCGACCCGCCTGAAGCAGCGACTGCCCCAGCGAGCGGTGCGCTATAGCCGTGCTTGCGGAGTTCCGGAATGGCGACTTGGCCAAGCGATGCGGAAGTGGCTGTCCCAGATCCCGAAACCGCACCCAATAATCCACCGATAATCAAAGTCAGCACGCCGAGCAAACTATTCTTTCCTTTCGATACTTTACGAACCATATAAAAGATGTCCTGGACGAGCCCCGATTGCAGGATGAATTGTGCCATCAACACAAACAACGGAATCGTCGTCAAGGTATAACTGGCCACGCGGTTGAACGGTTCGTTGCCGAGAAGACCCGGCAGAATGCCGAACCCTTCCAAAAGAATCAGCCCGATGATGCCGCTCGCCAACAAAACGGAGTGGATATACAACCCCGCCAGCAGCAAAACGATCATCATGGCCAAAATGATTCCAATAACCAGTAAATTGTCCATTCTCTGGCCTCCTTGCCTCCATTATGGAAAAAGAGGATACGCGACACCTCAATGCGCTATCCTCTTCTTGCTTGCTTATTCCAAATTCATGACCGCTTCCGGCACTTCTCCGCCTTCTTCAATCAAGAGATCTCTCCACATTTTGACCACTTCATTACCCGGCAACCCATTATCTTCCAGGAGTTGTGCGTAATCTGTCCAGGTGTCTTCAATCCCTGTATTGAAGTGATCCTGCACTTCCTGGTCCAATTCACTGAATTCGACGAACTTGCCGCCGTTTTCTTCATTTTCCGGGATAATCGCTTCAGCGCGGTCCATCCATTCCTGGGCACCGGCTTCGAAAATATCTTCATTGGCTTGAGTCATCGCTTCCTGGACATTCTCTGGAAGTTCATCCCATTTGCTTTGGCTCATGCCGATAAATGCATTGAAATGTCCGAAGTTGATGCCTGTGACTGTATAGCGGAACAGATCCTGGAAGCCGTATCCGGTCCAGTCGGCGATGCTGTAGAATGCGCCTTCAAACGTGCCGCGGCTGAGGGCATCGTAGATTTCGACAGCTGGCATGGTCACGCTATTGATGCCGGTTTTCGCGGCATACATTTCATGGATGCGGGAAGGCGTGCGAAGGGAAGTTCCCTCGACATCGCTGACCGAATTGAATTCATGCCCTGTCGTGGAAATGGAATATTCCTGTGTCGTCGATACTGGGAATACTTTAAAATCACCGAATTGCATCTCCGTATAAGTTTGCCCATCCGCCAGTTCTTCTTCACTTTCCAGAAGCTTTTTCCAGGCGTTTGAAGCGATCATGGTATCGGAATGGTTAAGTGGCAGCATCGTCACTTCAGCCATCGGGAATTGGTCCGGCTGATAGATCGGCAACACCAAAGCGACATCAACCGTTCCACTTTGAAGGGCGTCGCCTTCATCCGGAACCGAAACCAATTCACCGCCTGTGAAGGTTTCAAATTGCACTTGGCCATCCGTCAATTCCTCGACCCGCTCCATCCAGGGAACCATCGAAGCTTCCCACCAGGCATGCTGCGCGCTTAATCCTGTGGCTGCGCGAAGTGTAATCGTTTCCCCTTCCGAACCGCCGCCCTCAGAATCTCCACCGCCGCATCCTGCAAGTAGAAGAGTCATTGCTGCACCTGCTGCTAAAAAACGAGAACCGTGTTTTTTCATAGAAAATACCTCCATCCGGTTTTTGTGCCGTGGCCGCATCTAATGGTAACGCTTACATTATTTCCCTTGAAATTCAGGTTTGCGTTTCTCAAAGAAAGCAGCGACGCCTTCTTTATGGTCTTCAGTCTGGAGAAGCAGCGTCTGGATGAGATTTTCTTGCATGAATGCCGCTTCCTGCGGCAATTCATCCAAATGGTTGACCAAGTATTTGACGTATTTATTGCTGACGGCTGGCCCTGCTGCGAGAAATTCAGCAAATTCCACAGCGGCTTGGCCGACATCCCCGCTCGATATACGATTGATCAAACCGTGATGTTGCGCTTCTTGTGCGCTGATCACTTTTGCGGAAGCGATCCATTCCTTCGCGAGCGGTGGGCTGATTCGTTTGCGGAGCGCTTTAATGAGCCCGAGGTCGGGAATGAGGCCGATATTCGAGAAGCTCAAAGCGAACTTTGCGTCTTCGTCTGCCACGATGAAATCCGCGGCGAGCGCCAAGCTGAAACCTGCTCCTGCGGCATAGCCGTGAACCGCAGCGATAATAGGTTTATCGCTGTCCATCAAAGCTTTCGATAAACTGGAGACAAAATCGATCCATTCAGCAACTTCGTGCGCGCTGCCCAATGACTTCATCGAGGCAATGTCGCCCCCTGCAGAAAATGCTTTTCCTTCCCCTGACAGGACAATGGCATTGACAGCCGGATTCCTTTCCAATTGCTTGAGCGCTGCGAGCATTTCTGCGACCATTTCCCGCGATAAGGCGTTGAGTTTATCCGGCCGGTTCATATGGAGCCTTGCGATGGATCCGTTCACTTCAGTTTGGACAAGATTTCCCATAGGCTTTCCCCCTT includes these proteins:
- a CDS encoding TRAP transporter large permease; translation: MDNLLVIGIILAMMIVLLLAGLYIHSVLLASGIIGLILLEGFGILPGLLGNEPFNRVASYTLTTIPLFVLMAQFILQSGLVQDIFYMVRKVSKGKNSLLGVLTLIIGGLLGAVSGSGTATSASLGQVAIPELRKHGYSAPLAGAVAASGGSLSGIIPPSIILILYGVATETPVGSLFVGAFIPGILTMLVFIAVMLVYFQLGKKKQQSAQEEVIEETATEEKVPVLRLIIASVIAVAIVFIIFGGIYSGVFTPTEAGAVGAFVGLIAAFLLGKVNFAFFKTSLIETVKLTGMVMIIMIGAQIFGRFVSLSLLPRRLIEWIEPIMDTPALVLIAISIVLFIMFMFIEGAAVILMSIPVLLPIIVELQVDILWFGVFVAVICTIGLITPPVGLSVYAVAGVSGISSGSIFRLTTVFALVAMVVVTGLMIAFPGLATWLPNSM
- the dctP gene encoding TRAP transporter substrate-binding protein DctP, with the translated sequence MKKHGSRFLAAGAAMTLLLAGCGGGDSEGGGSEGETITLRAATGLSAQHAWWEASMVPWMERVEELTDGQVQFETFTGGELVSVPDEGDALQSGTVDVALVLPIYQPDQFPMAEVTMLPLNHSDTMIASNAWKKLLESEEELADGQTYTEMQFGDFKVFPVSTTQEYSISTTGHEFNSVSDVEGTSLRTPSRIHEMYAAKTGINSVTMPAVEIYDALSRGTFEGAFYSIADWTGYGFQDLFRYTVTGINFGHFNAFIGMSQSKWDELPENVQEAMTQANEDIFEAGAQEWMDRAEAIIPENEENGGKFVEFSELDQEVQDHFNTGIEDTWTDYAQLLEDNGLPGNEVVKMWRDLLIEEGGEVPEAVMNLE
- a CDS encoding enoyl-CoA hydratase/isomerase family protein, which encodes MGNLVQTEVNGSIARLHMNRPDKLNALSREMVAEMLAALKQLERNPAVNAIVLSGEGKAFSAGGDIASMKSLGSAHEVAEWIDFVSSLSKALMDSDKPIIAAVHGYAAGAGFSLALAADFIVADEDAKFALSFSNIGLIPDLGLIKALRKRISPPLAKEWIASAKVISAQEAQHHGLINRISSGDVGQAAVEFAEFLAAGPAVSNKYVKYLVNHLDELPQEAAFMQENLIQTLLLQTEDHKEGVAAFFEKRKPEFQGK